In Parasegetibacter sp. NRK P23, a single genomic region encodes these proteins:
- a CDS encoding type II toxin-antitoxin system RelE/ParE family toxin codes for MGEQDAAEIIWSRQALNQKQRISDYFEYYAPAYCLKLMKAIYDAIHKMARHPHAYPPDGRKWNNNGTYRFLVVYSYRVSFRIVGNTCRIVGIRHVKQEAKMY; via the coding sequence ATGGGAGAGCAGGATGCGGCGGAAATTATCTGGTCAAGGCAGGCTTTGAATCAGAAACAACGCATCTCAGATTATTTCGAATATTATGCCCCCGCTTATTGTCTGAAGTTAATGAAGGCGATTTACGATGCCATACATAAAATGGCGCGTCATCCCCATGCTTATCCGCCTGATGGTCGTAAGTGGAACAACAACGGAACCTATCGTTTCCTGGTAGTGTACAGTTACCGTGTTTCCTTCCGGATCGTTGGTAACACCTGCCGTATAGTAGGTATCCGTCATGTAAAGCAGGAGGCGAAAATGTACTGA
- a CDS encoding succinate dehydrogenase/fumarate reductase iron-sulfur subunit: protein MEHYTMNLNLKVWRQENQQDAGRFETYQVSDISSEMSFLEMFDVLNERLIKEGKDPIAFDHDCREGICGMCSMHINGKPHGPWEGTTTCQLHMRAFKDGDTVVVEPWRAKAFPVLKDLVVDRTSFDRIIQAGGYISVNTGNAVDGNAIPIEKEKADAAFAAAACIGCGACVAACKNSSAMLFLSAKVSHLALLPQGGPERKTRVLNMVAQMDKEGFGACTNTGACEATCPKEISITNIARLNGEYISAGLVSE, encoded by the coding sequence ATGGAACACTATACCATGAACCTGAATTTAAAAGTATGGCGCCAGGAAAACCAGCAGGATGCCGGAAGGTTTGAAACATACCAGGTGAGCGATATCTCCTCCGAAATGTCGTTCCTCGAAATGTTCGACGTGTTGAATGAAAGGCTGATCAAAGAAGGAAAGGACCCCATCGCTTTCGATCATGATTGCCGGGAAGGTATCTGCGGCATGTGTTCCATGCACATCAACGGCAAACCCCACGGTCCCTGGGAAGGAACCACCACCTGCCAGCTCCACATGCGCGCCTTCAAAGATGGCGATACCGTAGTGGTGGAACCCTGGAGGGCAAAGGCTTTCCCCGTACTGAAAGATTTGGTGGTGGACAGAACTTCTTTCGACCGCATCATCCAGGCCGGAGGGTATATTTCCGTGAATACCGGTAACGCGGTGGATGGAAACGCCATTCCCATTGAAAAGGAAAAAGCCGATGCTGCTTTCGCCGCTGCGGCCTGTATTGGTTGCGGAGCTTGTGTGGCAGCATGTAAGAACTCTTCCGCAATGCTTTTCCTCTCCGCCAAGGTTTCTCACCTCGCTTTGTTGCCACAGGGCGGCCCGGAAAGAAAAACGCGTGTACTTAACATGGTGGCCCAGATGGACAAGGAAGGATTTGGCGCATGTACCAACACCGGAGCCTGCGAAGCCACGTGCCCCAAAGAAATTTCCATTACCAATATTGCGCGCCTGAACGGAGAATACATCTCAGCGGGATTGGTTTCTGAATAA
- a CDS encoding fumarate reductase/succinate dehydrogenase flavoprotein subunit yields the protein MLNSKIPAGPLDQKWKSYKASCKLVNPANKRKIEVIVVGTGLAGASAAATLGELGYKVKAFCFQDSPRRAHSIAAQGGINAAKNYQNDGDSVFRLFYDTVKGGDYRAREGNVHRLAEVSVSIIDQCVAQGVPFAREYGGLLSNRSFGGTQVQRTFYAAGQTGQQLLIGAYQGLERQIALGNVKMYNRHEMLEVVVIDGKARGIICRNLVTGQLERHFGHAVLLCSGGYGNVFYLSTNAMGSNVTAAWKAHKKGAYFGNPCFTQIHPTCIPVSGDHQSKLTLMSESLRNDGRIWVPKKQNDDRKPNEIPEEERDYYLERRYPAFGNLVPRDVASRAAKERCDAGYGVGSSKQAVYLDYAAAIQRYGEGEVNKRGLEGADAATITKLGKEVVKEKYGNLFDMYEKITGENPYEQPMRIYPAVHYTMGGLWVDYELMTNIPGLYALGEANFSDHGANRLGASALMQGLADGYFVIPYTIGNYLADDIRTASIPTSHPAFEAAEKEVSDRINTLMNIKGTQSVESFHKRLGKIIWDKCGMARNEAGLKQAIEEVRALRAEFWSDVRIPGKINEMNPELDKANRVADFIELGELMCIDALNRRESCGGHFREESQTEDGEALRNDEEYAYVAAWEYKGLHNWELHKEELSFEIAKPSQRSYK from the coding sequence ATGCTGAATTCAAAAATTCCTGCCGGTCCGTTAGATCAGAAGTGGAAAAGCTATAAAGCCAGCTGTAAGCTGGTAAACCCCGCCAACAAAAGAAAGATCGAAGTAATTGTGGTGGGAACAGGCCTGGCCGGTGCATCGGCCGCCGCAACTTTAGGTGAACTGGGGTACAAAGTGAAAGCTTTCTGCTTCCAGGATTCTCCCCGCCGCGCGCACTCTATTGCCGCGCAGGGTGGTATCAACGCCGCTAAAAACTACCAGAATGATGGAGACTCTGTTTTCCGTCTTTTTTATGATACGGTGAAAGGTGGTGACTACCGCGCCCGTGAAGGGAACGTGCACCGCCTCGCTGAAGTGAGTGTGAGCATCATCGACCAGTGCGTGGCGCAGGGCGTGCCCTTCGCGCGTGAATATGGTGGATTGCTCAGTAACCGCTCTTTCGGTGGAACACAGGTACAACGTACATTCTACGCCGCCGGACAAACAGGTCAGCAATTGCTGATCGGGGCTTACCAGGGCCTGGAAAGGCAAATCGCGCTGGGCAATGTGAAAATGTACAACCGCCACGAAATGCTGGAAGTGGTGGTGATTGACGGGAAAGCCCGTGGTATCATCTGCCGTAACCTGGTAACAGGGCAGCTGGAAAGACATTTCGGTCATGCCGTACTGTTATGCTCCGGTGGATACGGTAACGTATTCTACCTGAGTACCAACGCTATGGGCAGCAACGTGACCGCCGCCTGGAAAGCACATAAGAAGGGGGCGTATTTCGGTAACCCCTGCTTTACGCAGATCCACCCCACCTGTATCCCTGTTTCCGGAGACCATCAAAGCAAGCTCACGCTGATGTCTGAATCGCTCCGTAACGACGGACGCATCTGGGTGCCGAAAAAACAGAACGATGACCGTAAACCGAATGAAATTCCGGAAGAAGAGAGGGATTATTACCTGGAAAGAAGGTATCCGGCTTTCGGAAATCTCGTACCACGTGACGTGGCCTCGCGTGCCGCCAAAGAAAGGTGTGACGCAGGTTATGGCGTAGGCTCTTCCAAACAGGCGGTATACCTGGATTATGCAGCCGCCATCCAGCGTTACGGCGAAGGGGAAGTGAACAAGAGAGGACTTGAAGGAGCCGATGCCGCTACCATTACAAAACTGGGTAAGGAAGTGGTGAAAGAGAAGTACGGTAACCTCTTCGATATGTACGAAAAGATTACAGGCGAGAATCCATACGAACAACCCATGCGCATCTACCCGGCTGTGCACTATACAATGGGTGGACTGTGGGTGGATTACGAACTGATGACGAATATTCCCGGATTGTACGCGTTGGGTGAAGCCAACTTCTCCGACCACGGGGCCAACCGTTTGGGAGCTTCCGCGCTGATGCAGGGACTGGCCGATGGCTACTTCGTGATTCCTTACACCATTGGTAACTACCTCGCCGATGATATCAGAACGGCCTCGATCCCCACTTCGCACCCCGCGTTCGAAGCCGCTGAAAAAGAAGTGAGCGATCGTATCAATACACTCATGAACATTAAGGGAACGCAATCTGTTGAAAGTTTCCACAAACGTTTGGGCAAAATCATCTGGGATAAATGCGGTATGGCGAGAAATGAAGCCGGACTGAAGCAGGCGATTGAAGAGGTTCGGGCGCTGAGGGCGGAATTCTGGAGCGACGTGCGTATCCCCGGAAAGATTAATGAGATGAACCCTGAACTGGATAAGGCCAACCGCGTTGCTGACTTTATCGAACTGGGTGAACTGATGTGCATCGATGCCCTCAATAGACGTGAAAGTTGTGGCGGACACTTCAGAGAAGAATCGCAGACTGAAGATGGTGAGGCGCTGAGGAACGACGAGGAATACGCCTATGTTGCCGCCTGGGAATACAAGGGATTGCACAATTGGGAGCTTCACAAAGAGGAACTCAGTTTCGAAATAGCAAAACCCTCACAACGTTCTTACAAATAA
- a CDS encoding succinate dehydrogenase, whose protein sequence is MNWKQFFTSSVGKKFIMSLTGISLILFLVVHVGLNATIFANDNGEMFNKAAHFMGSTIVTRTLEIGLFLGILLHIIQGLVVTAENNSRRGKGYAVTYGNRGSKWYSRSMGLLGTLVLLFLIMHIAQFWVPSRITGLGEIAYADGKVLHNLYGEMLVVFQESLLVVVLYVLACISLAFHLMHGFHSAFRTLGVHNKKYLGMLEATGLWFSIIVCAGFASMPVAMYLGWVK, encoded by the coding sequence ATGAACTGGAAACAGTTTTTTACATCGTCGGTTGGAAAGAAATTCATCATGAGCCTTACGGGGATATCGTTGATCCTTTTCCTGGTGGTGCACGTGGGGCTTAACGCCACAATTTTCGCGAACGATAACGGAGAGATGTTCAACAAGGCGGCCCATTTTATGGGATCCACCATTGTGACGCGTACGCTTGAGATCGGATTGTTCCTGGGTATTTTGCTGCACATTATTCAGGGATTGGTGGTTACTGCTGAAAACAACAGCCGCCGCGGCAAAGGGTATGCCGTTACTTACGGTAACCGCGGCAGTAAATGGTACTCCCGCTCCATGGGGCTTTTGGGAACCCTTGTGTTGCTGTTTCTTATTATGCACATCGCGCAGTTCTGGGTGCCTTCCCGCATTACCGGATTGGGAGAGATCGCTTATGCCGATGGAAAAGTGCTGCACAACCTTTATGGTGAAATGCTGGTCGTTTTCCAGGAAAGTCTGTTGGTAGTAGTATTGTATGTACTCGCCTGTATCTCCCTCGCGTTCCACCTCATGCACGGGTTCCACAGCGCTTTCAGAACGCTGGGTGTGCACAACAAAAAATACCTGGGTATGCTGGAAGCAACAGGACTCTGGTTCTCCATCATTGTATGCGCCGGATTCGCCTCTATGCCCGTGGCCATGTACCTGGGATGGGTAAAATAA
- a CDS encoding MFS transporter: MTDSRNDPFASVRITEFRHLMLGRFLFIMGLRMMATLVGWWVYEITRDPLAVGLIGLSEVIPAISLALYAGHVIDISDKRKMMLKGVVLYTLCAGILFSLSLLLSRGSIQQTPALIGIYATIFLTGVIRSFTGPTFHAILAQTVPREILPNAISWNQSAWLTGSVTGHALGGFLIAGFQNTGTLATILVVLCIAFSFLFRILPKPPESINVEKKTWESVKEGLKFVVGTKEVLGALSLDMFAVLFGGAVAMVPVFAKDILHIGPIGFGWLNAAADIGAICTVIAITLFPLQKKQGRILLFCVAGFGLCIILFGLSKWFLLSFFALLISGVLDGISMVIRGTILQLKTPSELRGRVMSVNSMFINSSNELGQFESGVMARLLGIVPSVVFGGCMTIAVVIVTWFKAPGLRKMEY, encoded by the coding sequence ATGACAGACTCCAGGAACGATCCTTTCGCATCGGTTAGAATAACAGAATTCAGGCACTTAATGTTGGGAAGATTTTTATTCATCATGGGACTGCGCATGATGGCCACCCTCGTGGGCTGGTGGGTATATGAAATTACCCGCGACCCGCTGGCGGTGGGACTCATCGGTTTATCAGAAGTAATTCCCGCTATTTCCCTCGCTTTGTATGCCGGTCACGTGATTGATATCAGTGATAAGCGGAAGATGATGTTGAAAGGCGTAGTGCTTTACACTTTGTGCGCAGGTATTCTGTTCAGCCTTTCCCTGTTGTTATCACGGGGCAGCATTCAACAAACACCCGCATTGATTGGTATTTACGCCACCATCTTCCTGACCGGCGTGATCCGTTCTTTCACCGGTCCCACTTTCCACGCCATCCTCGCCCAAACGGTACCACGCGAAATATTACCCAACGCCATTTCCTGGAACCAGAGCGCCTGGCTCACCGGCTCAGTTACCGGGCACGCGCTTGGCGGTTTCCTCATCGCCGGGTTTCAGAATACAGGCACCCTGGCCACGATTCTGGTGGTGTTGTGTATCGCCTTCTCCTTTCTTTTCCGCATTCTTCCCAAACCACCTGAATCCATTAACGTGGAAAAGAAAACCTGGGAAAGCGTGAAGGAAGGATTGAAATTTGTGGTAGGCACAAAAGAGGTACTGGGCGCGCTTTCCCTGGACATGTTCGCCGTACTTTTCGGCGGAGCCGTGGCCATGGTACCCGTTTTCGCAAAAGACATTCTGCACATCGGCCCTATCGGTTTCGGATGGCTCAACGCCGCGGCCGATATCGGCGCCATATGCACGGTAATCGCCATCACCCTGTTCCCGCTGCAAAAAAAACAGGGACGCATCTTATTGTTCTGCGTGGCAGGCTTCGGACTTTGCATCATCCTGTTCGGACTTTCGAAATGGTTCCTGCTCTCGTTCTTTGCCCTGCTCATCAGCGGTGTTTTAGACGGCATCAGCATGGTGATCCGCGGCACCATTTTACAGTTAAAAACCCCGAGCGAACTACGTGGCAGGGTGATGTCCGTTAACTCCATGTTCATCAACTCCAGCAACGAACTCGGTCAGTTTGAAAGCGGCGTGATGGCCCGCCTCCTCGGCATCGTGCCCTCCGTGGTATTCGGTGGCTGCATGACCATCGCCGTAGTGATCGTGACCTGGTTCAAAGCGCCGGGATTAAGGAAGATGGAATATTAG
- a CDS encoding TlpA disulfide reductase family protein, with the protein MNDPILGDQISYDAEVQSDGSFQTEFPLSFSQDIMMGLGEESISAVFVYSGDTIYVTLSAAQILKNRDDLGIRLSGRSGRITKDMLVFNKMLDEYPMRDQWEIADKHIEKDSAMQYLAYRTNAFERDRAIFDSIRKTGTLSAEGIRFLSLHMKYHYYDDLMRYTWLHQYYNDNVPGSHVPDEYLAFIKQSVLHNNEALMTSNYSFSFLKGYELYGSKHRDNYHSAKSMVRKWYNKGWNILTPEQQGWMTRALSGDVFTIRTNSKSLSSADADNLAALVKKDPAVWDKSNVKLLLDAYEESNIDIKHGEPKPDAYLQTLKKEYGAGIAFDILLAQSLQKAINQHIERDKTYAAKAVKEIRNKPIRDRIQKDYDAAIAFLNNPQLPDGSNVHNLSTNAGDSILAFLAAKFPGKALYLDFWATWCGPCLEEMPSSKQLRKSLKDSNVVFVFLCSSSPESTWKQVISNMNLEGEHIFLTGKQTEYLYNKFGISAIPHYVVINKNGEIAFKAAARPSSQQIKEQLAKALK; encoded by the coding sequence GTGAATGACCCAATCCTCGGCGATCAGATATCTTATGACGCTGAAGTGCAGTCTGACGGAAGCTTCCAAACAGAATTCCCCCTCTCCTTCTCCCAGGATATTATGATGGGATTGGGCGAAGAATCGATTTCCGCTGTTTTCGTCTATTCAGGCGACACCATCTACGTAACGCTGTCTGCCGCTCAGATACTCAAAAACCGTGACGATCTTGGAATCCGCTTATCAGGAAGATCAGGTAGAATTACCAAAGATATGCTCGTATTCAACAAAATGCTTGACGAATACCCCATGCGCGACCAGTGGGAAATTGCGGACAAACATATTGAGAAGGATTCTGCCATGCAGTACCTCGCCTACCGGACCAATGCGTTTGAACGTGACCGTGCTATTTTTGACAGTATCAGGAAAACCGGTACACTGAGCGCAGAAGGTATCAGATTTCTCTCACTTCACATGAAGTACCATTACTATGATGATCTTATGCGTTATACCTGGCTCCACCAATATTATAACGATAACGTTCCCGGGAGCCATGTGCCCGACGAATACCTTGCATTTATCAAACAATCCGTTCTCCACAACAATGAGGCATTAATGACCTCCAACTACAGTTTTTCCTTTCTGAAAGGATATGAATTATACGGCTCAAAACACAGAGACAACTATCATTCAGCAAAAAGTATGGTTCGAAAATGGTACAACAAAGGCTGGAACATACTCACCCCGGAACAACAGGGATGGATGACGCGCGCTTTAAGCGGAGATGTATTCACCATCCGAACAAATAGTAAATCACTGTCGTCCGCTGATGCCGATAACCTTGCAGCGCTGGTTAAAAAGGACCCTGCTGTTTGGGATAAAAGCAATGTGAAATTATTGCTGGATGCATATGAGGAAAGCAACATTGACATCAAACACGGAGAGCCCAAACCTGACGCATACCTTCAAACGCTAAAAAAAGAGTATGGAGCCGGTATCGCATTCGATATTCTTCTTGCGCAATCCTTGCAGAAAGCTATTAACCAGCATATTGAGCGCGACAAAACTTACGCAGCCAAAGCCGTCAAAGAAATCCGCAACAAACCGATCAGGGATAGAATTCAAAAAGATTACGATGCCGCAATTGCTTTCCTGAATAATCCGCAACTTCCTGACGGCAGCAACGTGCACAATCTCTCTACCAATGCCGGGGATTCAATATTAGCTTTTCTTGCGGCAAAATTCCCAGGGAAAGCACTGTACCTTGATTTCTGGGCGACCTGGTGCGGCCCCTGCTTAGAAGAGATGCCCTCCAGTAAACAACTGAGAAAAAGTTTAAAAGATAGCAATGTAGTATTTGTTTTTCTGTGCAGTTCATCGCCTGAAAGTACCTGGAAACAAGTCATCAGCAATATGAACCTGGAAGGAGAACATATTTTCCTTACTGGAAAACAAACGGAATACCTCTATAACAAATTTGGTATTTCCGCTATCCCCCATTATGTTGTAATAAACAAGAATGGTGAGATTGCTTTCAAAGCAGCAGCACGCCCCAGTAGTCAGCAAATAAAGGAACAACTTGCCAAGGCATTAAAATAA